From a single Streptomyces sp. NBC_00377 genomic region:
- a CDS encoding M56 family metallopeptidase codes for MMVPAVLLLLGALTAVIAPQLIARADWPDREPVIALWAWQCVVAAVLLCCVFSMTLSAAAAWQAVRGHVFAPAPRSVVEAYALGTTGPWAAATAVALACGGLWTGAMLVREVLRSRAGRRTRHAELSARAPLLPGEDPMPGRLLVLEAERADAWWLAGAAPRLVVTTAALRRLKGRQLDAVLAHEQGHVQARHDWLLHCSAALATGFPQVPVFAAFRDEMHRLVELSADDMASRRFGRLTTALALVELNEDRGVFGPSPAPQAHVPHRVHRLLTPPGRLTAARRLRLTAAASLVPAIPVLVTLVPALRALG; via the coding sequence ATGATGGTCCCCGCGGTACTGCTGCTGCTCGGTGCCCTGACCGCCGTGATCGCCCCCCAGTTGATCGCCCGGGCCGACTGGCCGGACCGCGAACCGGTGATCGCCCTGTGGGCGTGGCAGTGCGTCGTGGCCGCGGTGCTGCTGTGCTGCGTGTTCTCGATGACGCTCAGCGCGGCGGCGGCCTGGCAGGCGGTGCGCGGTCATGTCTTCGCGCCGGCCCCGCGCTCGGTGGTGGAGGCGTACGCGCTGGGCACGACAGGCCCCTGGGCCGCGGCGACCGCGGTGGCACTCGCGTGCGGCGGGCTGTGGACCGGGGCCATGCTCGTGCGGGAGGTCCTGCGGAGCCGGGCCGGACGCCGCACCCGGCATGCCGAACTCAGTGCCCGCGCACCGCTGTTGCCGGGTGAGGACCCGATGCCGGGACGGTTGCTCGTACTGGAGGCCGAGCGGGCCGACGCCTGGTGGCTGGCGGGTGCGGCGCCTCGGCTGGTGGTCACCACGGCCGCGCTGCGGCGACTGAAGGGGCGCCAGCTCGACGCCGTGCTCGCGCACGAGCAGGGGCACGTCCAGGCGCGTCACGACTGGCTGTTGCACTGCTCGGCGGCGCTGGCCACCGGGTTTCCGCAGGTGCCGGTGTTCGCCGCGTTCCGCGACGAGATGCACCGGCTGGTCGAGCTGTCGGCCGACGACATGGCCTCCCGCCGCTTCGGCCGGCTGACGACCGCGCTGGCGCTGGTCGAACTCAACGAGGACCGGGGGGTGTTCGGCCCCTCCCCCGCCCCGCAGGCCCATGTCCCGCACCGCGTGCACCGGTTGCTCACGCCGCCCGGCCGGCTCACCGCGGCCCGCAGGCTACGCCTGACGGCGGCGGCCTCACTCGTACCGGCGATCCCGGTACTGGTGACCCTGGTGCCCGCACTGCGCGCACTCGGCTGA
- a CDS encoding DUF5134 domain-containing protein has translation MHGPASPGWLLVALCAATGAYCLLRMRSKVEEQRRAAGGEALMGFGMAAMAVPPAAFTLPSWVWPAFAAVFAGAALRALWAARASAHHLHHLVGAGAMAYMAAAMAAAPAHTHGHGGSGVPVLTGVLLLYFAGYVLLSGVRLLPVAGAGAAAVAWSDRPEVSRACRLSMGIGMLAMLLAL, from the coding sequence GTGCACGGACCGGCTTCGCCCGGCTGGCTGCTGGTGGCGCTGTGTGCGGCGACCGGCGCCTACTGTCTGCTGCGGATGCGCAGCAAGGTCGAGGAACAGCGCAGGGCTGCGGGCGGCGAGGCGCTGATGGGCTTCGGAATGGCCGCGATGGCCGTGCCCCCGGCCGCGTTCACCCTGCCGTCGTGGGTCTGGCCCGCGTTCGCGGCCGTCTTCGCGGGGGCCGCGCTGCGGGCCCTGTGGGCGGCTCGCGCGAGCGCCCACCACCTGCACCATCTGGTGGGGGCCGGGGCCATGGCCTACATGGCGGCCGCGATGGCCGCAGCCCCCGCGCACACGCACGGGCACGGCGGCTCAGGCGTCCCCGTGCTGACGGGGGTGCTGCTCCTGTACTTCGCCGGGTACGTCCTGCTCTCCGGGGTCCGGCTGCTGCCGGTGGCCGGGGCGGGTGCCGCGGCCGTCGCCTGGAGCGACCGGCCCGAAGTGTCGCGGGCATGCCGGCTGTCGATGGGGATCGGGATGCTGGCCATGCTCCTTGCCCTGTGA
- a CDS encoding FUSC family protein: MLRLGRPSDIWFKPALSVLAAVAPPNLILLALGRLDLAMYTMAGSLCALYAHNRPYPARAKVLAWVVLGMTGGLAVALLTASLTTDAVALVTVGALLAAAQKVLCDATRLGPPGNVVLTFISSAALFVPQTPGQVPGRLGLALAAGAWAWLIGMAPALVRPHGPERRATAHALTAAAAYAATDGVGDHHVRTRAAAAAAVHTAWQTLLSARPTQTRRALERLVVRAEIALAAPADTDPTRLRGWARRLRGTGPVLHPGDLVDDDELLGVDAEVAAAAPPPWLRLGALAPIATRTALGCAFAGYVSLALGVGRPYWALVTAASLYQANVTLTWRRAVQRVVGNLVGVLAFAALVPLTRLTQAALVLVCLVLNFGAEALISRNYWLGSVCVTPMALLVTEFARAQDSGRLITDRLADTFVGAVVGFVAAVVVTDRRAGDRLGHALTAVERKREQTARLLAEPCPAPGTLESARRGLAAALVDLRATADAASGEWWQRALPEERVVAAEQCGHRTLAATVRRQGLLLDRNATTEEDVRR; encoded by the coding sequence GTGCTGCGCCTCGGCCGCCCCTCCGACATCTGGTTCAAGCCCGCTCTGAGCGTGCTCGCCGCGGTCGCCCCGCCGAACCTGATCCTGCTGGCCCTGGGACGGCTGGATCTGGCGATGTACACCATGGCGGGGTCCCTGTGCGCGCTGTACGCCCACAACCGCCCCTACCCGGCCCGGGCCAAGGTCCTGGCATGGGTGGTGCTGGGCATGACCGGTGGCCTGGCCGTCGCCCTGCTCACGGCCTCGCTCACCACCGACGCCGTCGCCCTGGTCACCGTCGGTGCCCTCCTCGCGGCCGCGCAGAAGGTCCTCTGCGACGCGACGCGCCTCGGCCCGCCCGGCAACGTCGTCCTCACCTTCATCAGCTCCGCCGCGCTGTTCGTCCCCCAGACCCCCGGGCAGGTGCCCGGCCGTCTGGGACTCGCGCTCGCCGCCGGCGCCTGGGCCTGGCTGATCGGCATGGCGCCCGCACTGGTGCGGCCGCACGGCCCCGAGCGCCGCGCCACCGCCCACGCCCTGACCGCGGCCGCGGCGTACGCCGCGACGGACGGCGTCGGCGACCACCACGTCCGGACCCGCGCCGCCGCGGCCGCCGCCGTGCACACCGCCTGGCAGACCCTCCTGTCGGCCCGCCCGACGCAGACCCGCCGGGCCCTGGAACGACTCGTCGTGCGTGCCGAGATCGCCCTCGCCGCCCCCGCCGACACCGACCCGACACGGTTGCGCGGCTGGGCCCGGCGGCTGCGGGGCACCGGCCCGGTCCTGCATCCGGGCGATCTCGTGGACGACGACGAGCTCCTCGGCGTCGACGCCGAAGTCGCCGCCGCGGCGCCGCCGCCATGGCTGCGACTCGGCGCCCTCGCCCCGATCGCCACACGCACCGCACTCGGCTGCGCCTTCGCCGGCTACGTCTCCCTCGCCCTCGGCGTGGGCCGGCCCTACTGGGCCCTGGTCACCGCCGCGTCCCTGTACCAGGCGAACGTCACGCTCACCTGGAGGCGCGCGGTCCAGCGCGTCGTCGGCAACCTGGTCGGCGTCCTCGCCTTCGCCGCGCTGGTCCCGTTGACCCGTCTCACCCAGGCGGCGCTCGTGCTGGTGTGCCTCGTGCTGAACTTCGGCGCCGAAGCGCTGATCAGCCGCAACTACTGGCTCGGCAGCGTCTGTGTGACCCCGATGGCGCTGCTCGTCACCGAGTTCGCGCGGGCCCAGGACTCCGGGCGACTGATCACCGACCGGCTCGCGGACACCTTTGTCGGCGCCGTCGTCGGCTTCGTCGCCGCGGTCGTCGTCACCGACCGAAGGGCCGGCGACCGCCTCGGACACGCCCTGACGGCCGTCGAACGGAAGCGGGAGCAGACCGCCCGCCTCCTGGCGGAGCCGTGCCCCGCCCCCGGCACCCTGGAGTCCGCCCGGCGCGGTCTCGCCGCCGCGCTGGTCGACCTGCGTGCCACCGCCGACGCCGCGTCCGGCGAGTGGTGGCAGCGGGCGCTGCCCGAGGAGCGGGTCGTGGCGGCCGAACAGTGCGGACACCGTACGCTCGCGGCGACGGTACGGCGCCAGGGGCTGCTCCTGGACCGGAACGCGACCACCGAGGAGGACGTACGGCGATGA
- a CDS encoding MarR family winged helix-turn-helix transcriptional regulator, giving the protein MTATQGRVAAGTGSNGPDDAGEADRTGTGDPARSDTVAAVVRQWQTVRPDLDTGPMEIIGRVNRCAALLQQAEDAPLRRAGLSRAEFDLLGALRRTGHELTPGELARETFSSGAAVTKRLKQLTERGLVDRRVDTRDRRVAHLRLTDTGRDLVDGLMPEQLTYESAVLSALDDGRQGELADLLGELLSRLEGHMRALRV; this is encoded by the coding sequence ATGACGGCGACGCAGGGACGGGTGGCGGCCGGGACCGGATCGAACGGGCCGGACGACGCGGGTGAGGCCGACCGGACGGGCACGGGCGACCCGGCACGCAGCGACACGGTCGCCGCGGTCGTACGGCAGTGGCAGACCGTGCGGCCCGACCTGGACACCGGCCCGATGGAGATCATCGGCCGCGTCAACCGCTGTGCCGCCCTCCTCCAGCAGGCGGAGGACGCTCCGCTGCGCCGAGCCGGACTGAGCCGTGCCGAGTTCGACCTGCTGGGCGCGCTGCGCCGCACCGGCCACGAGCTGACTCCCGGGGAACTGGCCCGCGAGACCTTCTCCTCGGGGGCGGCCGTCACCAAGCGTCTCAAGCAGCTCACCGAACGCGGCCTGGTGGACCGCCGCGTCGACACCCGGGACCGACGGGTCGCGCACCTGCGCCTCACGGACACCGGGCGTGACCTCGTCGACGGGCTCATGCCCGAGCAACTCACCTACGAGAGTGCCGTGCTCTCCGCCCTGGACGACGGTCGGCAGGGTGAACTGGCCGACCTGCTGGGCGAGTTGCTGAGCCGGCTGGAGGGGCACATGCGGGCGCTGCGCGTCTGA
- a CDS encoding VOC family protein — translation MKLDAPVPGGPCWAELGTGDLEAAKRFYAELFGWRAQTDPRQEAGGYTVAHLDGAAVAALSPLYQEAQPCAWNVSFAVTDADVSARLLTEAGGTVLVGPMDVFDAGRFAVALDPGGAAFQLWQARAFPGAGLFNAPGSLGWVELLTRDPGRAESFYTTVFGWTVGSSENYVHWGVGGADFGGMIAMDEKFPPEVPPHWLPYFAVADVDASTSTAVAAGGTALMEPTSVPDGPRIALLRDPQGAVFGVYRAADEK, via the coding sequence ATGAAGCTCGACGCGCCCGTGCCCGGCGGGCCCTGCTGGGCCGAGCTGGGGACCGGTGACCTGGAGGCGGCGAAGCGGTTCTACGCGGAGCTGTTCGGCTGGCGCGCGCAGACGGATCCGCGCCAGGAGGCGGGCGGCTACACGGTCGCGCATCTCGACGGCGCGGCTGTCGCCGCCCTCAGTCCCCTGTACCAGGAAGCACAGCCGTGCGCCTGGAACGTGTCGTTCGCGGTGACCGACGCCGATGTCAGCGCCCGGCTGCTCACGGAGGCCGGCGGCACGGTGCTGGTCGGCCCGATGGACGTCTTCGACGCGGGCCGCTTCGCGGTCGCCCTCGATCCGGGCGGCGCCGCGTTCCAGCTGTGGCAGGCGCGGGCCTTCCCGGGCGCAGGGCTGTTCAACGCGCCCGGCTCGCTCGGCTGGGTCGAGCTGCTGACCCGTGACCCCGGCCGGGCGGAGTCCTTCTACACGACGGTGTTCGGCTGGACCGTCGGCTCCTCGGAGAACTACGTCCACTGGGGTGTCGGCGGCGCCGACTTCGGCGGCATGATCGCGATGGACGAGAAGTTCCCGCCCGAGGTGCCCCCGCACTGGCTGCCGTACTTCGCGGTGGCGGACGTGGACGCGTCCACGTCGACGGCGGTGGCCGCGGGCGGCACCGCCCTCATGGAACCGACCTCGGTACCGGACGGTCCGCGGATCGCCCTGCTGCGGGACCCCCAGGGCGCGGTGTTCGGCGTGTACCGGGCGGCGGACGAGAAGTGA
- a CDS encoding VOC family protein has translation MVHVLSSRTLLRPTDPERSRAFYGEQLGLGVYREFGTGPERGVVYFLGGGFLEVSGRSRTTPEPAVRLWLQVADVAAAHDELRAKGVTVVRPPVREPWGLLEMWIADPDGTPIVLVEVPADHPIRYRPGI, from the coding sequence ATGGTGCACGTACTCAGCAGCAGGACCCTGCTCCGACCGACCGACCCCGAACGTTCCCGCGCCTTCTACGGGGAGCAGCTGGGTCTGGGCGTCTACCGCGAGTTCGGGACGGGGCCCGAGCGCGGGGTCGTCTACTTCCTCGGCGGCGGCTTCCTGGAGGTCTCGGGCCGCTCGCGGACCACGCCGGAACCCGCCGTACGGCTGTGGCTCCAGGTGGCGGACGTGGCGGCGGCGCACGACGAACTGCGGGCCAAGGGCGTGACGGTCGTCCGGCCACCGGTGCGCGAGCCCTGGGGGCTGCTCGAGATGTGGATCGCCGATCCGGACGGCACACCGATCGTCCTGGTCGAGGTACCGGCGGACCACCCGATCCGGTACCGGCCGGGGATCTGA
- a CDS encoding GNAT family N-acetyltransferase: MDTAAAFTFRDATDADVDALVALIESAYRGESSRAGWTTEADILQGQRTDPDGVLAVIKAPDSRLLTVEQQGRIVACCQLEQRDGHAYFGMFAVSPAVQGAGLGRTVMAEAERQAREIWGVTEMHMTVISVREDLIAWYERRGYRRTGRMTPFPYGDERFGIPQRDDLEFELLVKELV, from the coding sequence ATGGACACCGCCGCCGCCTTCACCTTCCGAGACGCCACCGATGCCGACGTGGACGCGCTCGTCGCCCTCATCGAGTCGGCCTACCGGGGGGAGTCCAGCCGGGCAGGGTGGACGACGGAGGCGGACATCCTCCAGGGGCAGAGGACCGACCCCGACGGTGTGCTCGCGGTCATCAAGGCGCCGGACAGCCGGCTGCTCACGGTCGAGCAGCAGGGCCGGATCGTCGCCTGCTGCCAGCTCGAACAACGCGACGGACACGCCTACTTCGGCATGTTCGCCGTAAGCCCCGCGGTCCAGGGGGCCGGCCTCGGCAGGACGGTCATGGCCGAGGCCGAGCGGCAGGCCCGCGAGATCTGGGGTGTCACCGAGATGCACATGACCGTGATCTCCGTACGCGAGGACCTCATAGCCTGGTACGAGCGGCGCGGCTACCGCCGTACCGGCCGCATGACCCCGTTCCCCTACGGCGACGAGCGCTTCGGCATCCCGCAGCGCGACGACCTGGAGTTCGAGCTGCTGGTGAAGGAGCTGGTCTGA
- a CDS encoding glycerophosphodiester phosphodiesterase, producing the protein MNFLTIGHRGVMGVEPENTLRSFVAAEHGGLDVIELDLHLSKDGALVVMHDPEVDRTTDGSGPVADRTLAELRTLDAGRGERVPIFEEVLDAVRLPLQAEIKDVLAARALAEVMRARDLVERVEVSSFHDEALVEIARLVPGVRTALIGSRYGLDIVDRAVEAGATTVCLNLRRLTLEVVEEARKRDLRIIGWVVNTQDQLRLVRALELDGATTDYPEIRRTGRFTA; encoded by the coding sequence TTGAACTTCCTCACCATCGGTCACCGCGGAGTCATGGGCGTCGAGCCCGAGAACACCCTGCGTTCCTTCGTCGCCGCCGAGCACGGCGGTCTGGACGTCATCGAACTCGATCTGCACCTGAGCAAGGACGGCGCTCTGGTGGTCATGCACGACCCCGAAGTGGACCGTACGACCGACGGGAGCGGGCCCGTCGCCGACCGGACGCTCGCGGAGCTGCGGACCCTCGACGCGGGCCGGGGAGAGCGCGTCCCGATCTTCGAGGAGGTCCTGGACGCCGTACGGCTCCCGCTCCAGGCCGAGATCAAGGACGTCCTTGCGGCACGGGCGCTGGCCGAGGTGATGCGGGCGCGGGACCTGGTGGAGCGCGTGGAGGTGTCCTCCTTCCACGACGAGGCCCTCGTGGAGATCGCCCGGCTCGTCCCCGGGGTGCGCACCGCGCTCATCGGCAGCCGCTACGGCCTCGACATCGTGGACCGCGCCGTGGAGGCCGGCGCCACGACGGTCTGCCTCAACCTGCGCCGGCTCACCCTGGAGGTCGTCGAGGAGGCGCGGAAGCGGGACCTGCGGATCATCGGCTGGGTGGTCAACACACAGGACCAGCTGCGGCTCGTCCGCGCCCTCGAACTGGACGGCGCGACCACCGACTACCCGGAGATCAGGCGCACCGGCCGCTTCACGGCGTAG
- a CDS encoding DUF6421 family protein, giving the protein MTEILVQAATGEQVPPAVRVVEHPAWRVLKDAVEGIRPWQSKDGSIDFAAEGAPTGTDAEQAVLRVIEAVEELSPLLPHDADYHRALVKDLRVWADGGFGVPDFLDSLLAFQPAANRRDGQTHLVVFAMYTQNGNPDRNLEAVVLRMVWPQWLAELERTRYDNPLFCGITFEDFTAGYDTNSAVLFPETIAVREAPERFSWGGIFCDREAARFRRVTDAAVDILGLELPEDIAAMVHDQKRCEEAFVLWDMVHDRTHSHGDLPFDPFMIKQRQPFWMYGLEELRCDLTAFKEAVKLEADDVPQARDVQYAVLLDRMFRFPVTGERVRNYDGLGGQLLFAYLHKHDVVRWTDNKLHIDWQRAPEVTNQLCADIETLYRDGIDRPKLVHWFAGYELVSAYLAPHPGSRWAKGPDALDLTQPPRKLVDDVLPDEFPLSMFYEALSKKLKNVIASTKGITADSAERVAA; this is encoded by the coding sequence ATGACGGAAATTCTTGTGCAGGCAGCTACGGGGGAGCAGGTTCCTCCGGCGGTCAGGGTGGTGGAGCACCCGGCGTGGCGCGTGCTCAAGGATGCCGTGGAGGGGATCCGGCCCTGGCAGTCGAAGGACGGATCGATCGACTTCGCGGCCGAGGGCGCGCCCACGGGCACGGATGCCGAGCAGGCGGTCCTGCGGGTGATCGAGGCCGTCGAGGAGCTGTCCCCGCTGCTCCCGCACGACGCCGACTACCACCGCGCGCTGGTCAAGGACCTGCGGGTCTGGGCCGACGGCGGCTTCGGGGTGCCGGACTTCCTCGACTCGCTGCTGGCCTTCCAGCCCGCCGCGAACCGCCGCGACGGCCAGACGCATCTGGTCGTCTTCGCCATGTACACGCAGAACGGCAACCCGGACCGCAACCTGGAAGCCGTCGTGCTGCGCATGGTCTGGCCGCAGTGGCTCGCCGAGCTGGAGCGCACCCGCTACGACAACCCGCTGTTCTGCGGCATCACCTTCGAGGACTTCACGGCCGGCTACGACACCAACTCGGCCGTCCTCTTCCCGGAGACCATCGCCGTCCGCGAAGCGCCGGAACGTTTCTCCTGGGGTGGCATCTTCTGCGACCGTGAGGCCGCCCGCTTCCGCCGGGTGACCGACGCCGCCGTCGACATCCTGGGCCTGGAGCTGCCCGAGGACATCGCCGCCATGGTCCACGACCAGAAGCGCTGCGAGGAGGCCTTCGTTCTGTGGGACATGGTCCACGACCGCACCCACAGCCACGGCGACCTGCCCTTCGACCCCTTCATGATCAAGCAGCGCCAGCCGTTCTGGATGTACGGCCTGGAGGAACTGCGCTGCGACCTCACCGCCTTCAAGGAGGCCGTGAAGCTGGAGGCCGACGACGTCCCGCAGGCGCGTGACGTGCAGTACGCGGTCCTCCTCGACCGCATGTTCCGCTTCCCGGTCACCGGTGAGCGGGTCCGCAACTACGACGGTCTCGGCGGCCAGCTGCTCTTCGCCTACCTGCACAAGCACGACGTCGTCCGCTGGACGGACAACAAGCTGCACATCGACTGGCAGCGGGCCCCGGAGGTCACCAACCAGCTCTGCGCCGACATCGAGACGCTGTACCGCGACGGCATCGACCGTCCGAAGCTCGTCCACTGGTTCGCCGGCTACGAGCTGGTCTCCGCCTACCTCGCCCCGCACCCGGGCTCCAGGTGGGCCAAGGGCCCCGACGCCCTGGACCTGACCCAGCCGCCCCGCAAACTCGTCGATGACGTGCTTCCGGACGAGTTTCCGCTGAGCATGTTCTATGAGGCACTGTCCAAGAAGCTGAAGAACGTGATCGCCTCCACCAAGGGCATCACGGCGGACAGCGCCGAGAGGGTCGCCGCGTGA
- a CDS encoding SDR family oxidoreductase, translating to MGNGALNGAVIAVAGAGGPAGRAALLRLAEAGATVVGADNDPERLAEAVDAARYGAGGATVTGEPVDLLDLDSTREWASRVEKEFGRIDGVVHLVGGWRGSETFIKTSLDDWDLLELLLVKTVQHTSLAFFEGLQRSERGRYVLISASGASKPTAGNAAYAAAKAAAEAWTLALADAFRKAGGAEGPTSAAAILVVKALVHEAMRADRPNAKFAGFTDVKDLAEAIAGVWDKPAHEVNGQRLWLTEKP from the coding sequence ATGGGGAACGGGGCTCTCAACGGTGCGGTGATCGCGGTGGCCGGTGCGGGCGGACCCGCCGGCCGGGCGGCACTGCTCAGGCTCGCCGAGGCCGGCGCGACCGTCGTTGGCGCGGACAACGACCCCGAGCGCCTGGCGGAGGCCGTCGACGCGGCCCGCTACGGGGCCGGGGGCGCCACGGTCACCGGCGAGCCGGTGGACCTGCTCGACCTGGACTCGACCCGGGAGTGGGCGAGCCGCGTCGAGAAGGAGTTCGGCCGGATCGACGGAGTGGTCCACCTGGTGGGCGGCTGGCGCGGCAGCGAGACGTTCATCAAGACCAGCCTGGACGACTGGGACCTGCTGGAACTGCTGCTCGTCAAGACCGTGCAGCACACATCCCTCGCCTTCTTCGAGGGCCTCCAGCGCAGCGAGCGCGGCCGTTATGTGCTCATCAGCGCCTCCGGCGCCTCGAAGCCCACCGCGGGCAACGCCGCCTACGCCGCCGCCAAGGCCGCCGCGGAGGCGTGGACCCTCGCGCTCGCCGACGCCTTCCGCAAGGCCGGGGGCGCCGAGGGGCCGACCTCGGCGGCTGCGATCCTGGTGGTGAAGGCGCTGGTGCACGAGGCGATGCGCGCCGACCGCCCCAACGCGAAGTTCGCGGGCTTCACGGACGTCAAGGACCTGGCCGAGGCCATCGCCGGGGTCTGGGACAAGCCCGCCCATGAAGTGAACGGACAGCGTCTGTGGCTCACCGAGAAGCCGTGA
- a CDS encoding threonine aldolase family protein, whose product MNPSKTDARRHHDPEIRGFASDNYAGAHPEVMAALALANGGHQVAYGEDDYTEHLQSIVRSHFGSSAEAFPVFNGTGANVVALQAVTDRWGAVICAESAHINVDEGGAPERMGGLKLLTVPTPDGKLTPELIDRQAWGWEDEHRAMPQVVSITQSTELGTLYTPDEIRAICDHAHAHGMKVHLDGSRIANAAASLDVPMRTFTNAVGVDILSLGGTKNGALFGEAVVVVNQDAVRHMRHLRKLSMQLASKMRFVSVQLEALLAKDLWLRNARHANEMAQRLAEGVRAVHGVEILHPVQANGVFARLPHDVSERLQKKFRFYFWDEAAGVVRWMCAFDTTEDDVDTFVAAVKEEMAR is encoded by the coding sequence GTGAACCCTTCGAAGACCGACGCGCGGCGCCACCACGACCCGGAGATCCGCGGTTTCGCCAGTGACAACTACGCCGGGGCCCACCCGGAGGTGATGGCCGCCCTGGCCCTGGCCAACGGCGGCCATCAGGTGGCGTACGGCGAGGACGACTACACCGAGCACCTCCAGAGCATCGTCCGGAGCCACTTCGGCTCCTCTGCGGAGGCCTTCCCGGTCTTCAACGGCACCGGGGCCAACGTCGTCGCGCTCCAGGCGGTCACCGACCGCTGGGGCGCGGTGATCTGCGCCGAGAGCGCCCACATCAACGTGGACGAGGGCGGCGCGCCCGAGCGGATGGGCGGCCTGAAGCTGCTCACCGTCCCGACGCCCGACGGCAAGCTCACCCCCGAACTGATCGACAGGCAGGCCTGGGGCTGGGAGGACGAGCACCGCGCGATGCCGCAGGTCGTCTCGATCACCCAGAGCACGGAACTCGGCACGCTCTACACGCCCGACGAGATCCGCGCCATCTGCGACCACGCCCACGCGCACGGCATGAAGGTGCACCTGGACGGCTCCCGGATAGCCAACGCGGCCGCCTCGCTGGACGTCCCGATGCGGACGTTCACCAACGCGGTCGGCGTCGACATCCTCTCGCTGGGCGGGACGAAGAACGGCGCGCTGTTCGGCGAGGCGGTGGTCGTCGTCAACCAGGACGCCGTCCGTCACATGAGGCACTTGCGCAAGCTGTCCATGCAGCTCGCCTCCAAGATGCGCTTCGTGTCGGTGCAGTTGGAGGCCCTGCTCGCCAAGGACCTGTGGCTGCGCAATGCCCGCCACGCCAACGAGATGGCTCAGCGGCTCGCGGAGGGTGTGCGGGCCGTGCACGGGGTGGAGATCCTTCACCCGGTGCAGGCCAACGGCGTGTTCGCGCGGCTGCCGCACGACGTGAGCGAGCGCCTCCAGAAGAAGTTCCGGTTCTACTTCTGGGACGAGGCGGCGGGTGTCGTGCGCTGGATGTGCGCGTTCGACACGACGGAGGACGACGTGGACACCTTCGTCGCCGCGGTCAAGGAGGAGATGGCGCGGTAG
- a CDS encoding transglutaminase domain-containing protein — protein sequence MELIQENPDLSAYLAADEVIDHHHPLVRDTAARLARDAQDSYAYARLAFEFVRDAITHSQDADDPRVTWRASDVLAQGTGICHAKAHALAALLRAEDIPTALCYQRFAHDEGDGHVLHGLVAVRFGGAWHRQDPRGNKPGVDARFSLDGERLAFRPDPGAGELDYPGLHAAPHPAVLGALRAAPDRPRLWKTLPAAL from the coding sequence ATGGAGCTGATCCAGGAGAACCCCGACCTTTCCGCCTATCTAGCGGCTGATGAGGTCATCGACCACCACCATCCGCTGGTGCGGGACACAGCCGCGCGCCTCGCGAGGGACGCGCAGGACTCGTATGCCTATGCGCGCCTTGCCTTCGAGTTCGTCCGCGACGCCATCACGCACTCGCAGGACGCCGACGACCCGCGCGTGACCTGGCGCGCCTCGGACGTGCTGGCGCAGGGGACGGGCATCTGCCACGCCAAGGCGCACGCACTCGCCGCGCTGTTGCGGGCCGAGGACATCCCGACCGCGCTGTGCTACCAGCGCTTCGCGCACGACGAGGGGGACGGACACGTCCTGCACGGACTCGTCGCCGTGCGGTTCGGCGGGGCCTGGCACCGCCAGGATCCGCGCGGCAACAAGCCGGGTGTGGACGCGCGGTTCTCCCTCGACGGCGAACGGCTGGCCTTCCGCCCCGACCCCGGGGCGGGCGAGCTGGACTACCCCGGCCTCCACGCGGCACCGCACCCTGCGGTCCTCGGCGCCCTGCGGGCGGCCCCGGACCGGCCGCGTCTGTGGAAGACCCTCCCCGCCGCGCTGTGA